The nucleotide sequence GGATCCCCAGGAAATGACGGATGTCAGTGTGCAGATGCACAGCCCTGTTTCTCCTGGCATGTATCAGGGTCAGTGGAGAATGTGCACGGCAACAGGACTCTACTATGGAGGTATGAGTGGTTAGCCTACACCACAATAATACACAGCAAAGAATAAAACGAGTTAATAATAATGCCTTAAAATTTTATTCTTGTCTGGTTAGAGAATATttgaagggaaaaataaaacatgatctTTATGTTATGAGAGGTCAGAAGTGGTGTCTGCAACCAAAttcttaatttatatttttatttcacttattAAATTTTCAGCCTGTGACCGATTTGAGTTTAGAGTTTACAAAACTACATCAAAGGGTTTAATGAAGGGAAAATGTTACGGAATAATTCAGAGTTAAGGATGCACAGACAGGATTGTcagaaaatagaataaaacgTTTATTTCATAAAGTTTTGCTTTGATCCTATGGCTACAATCACTGAAAATATCAACGGTAAATCCAGAGCTAGTGATTTACACGGGAAAGTATCGGTTTGAAGTAAATCTATATTGGAAAAATGACAGGCTTTTCGTAACAGTTACTAAGAGCCAAAACCAGACTGGAGGCAATTGTTTGGACTGGATTGTTAGACAACAAAACacctattttgtttatttatttgggtcTCAAAACATTTCCGAGAAGCGAGCTTTAGATTTTGATCTGATTCAGTGTAACTGCCTATTTGTTACACTGAATAAAACCTAACTGCTTATTTGTTTAGCTGAGCATCTGTTGCTGTCTGATGATGAAATACTCCATAATTGTGGTTGTATTTAACTCTGGAGCACCACTGTAAACTGTTTGTAAATTAACTGCAGGATAATGATTTAAAGATGGCTGATGTCATTGGCATGTATTTACATGTGACCAGCACAAAAAGCGATGGACATTTATGCTGGCCACACGtaatacgtgcagccaagatgcacactGCTGCATTGCCAGCACatattttaagtgcgtccagGGCtgaattttgttgttggccACAGGTATTTAAAGTTAAACGTAAAGTTAAAGTTCGATTAGTTGTCACGCTCCTAGgtgtgtcaaatgttttctccacatttgatcCATCCCCTTGAGAAGTggtgagcagcagaaacagccgCACTCAGGAGCTATGTAAGGGTTAGTGggcttcgaagtgtgcattatcagaaaaatgatgcacgtggaagcctgaaccattcGATGTGAAGCGGAGTATGGTTGCTTCTGCAAAGTGTGTTCATTCTGaaaatgcacacttcaaaggccattaacccgcttataccatggtcacttacaaaaataaataaaccttcaaTCAGTTTTTCGTACTtaattcttgtcattttttcggtttggatggcttttttccccaaaagcgGACCATTTGTTATGTGGTGCGACACATTGTCACGGTAACGTGTTAACTTGCCCCTTTGCCGACGCGGACCGTAATCCTAACCgtaacccttcctctgggtccgtgcagccaagaaaaagTTCAGGGCTGGCTGCACGGATTTGGAAAATTCTGTGCatataataactttttttttattttataaatgtaccATTCCCATAGGTTTGATAGAAAGTCAAAGTTCAAGAGAACAGCTGCTATTTTACAGAACGCTTTGCATATAAATTAGCATATTTTTTGCATCCCTGTAATTTCCTTTAGCTTTACTCTTTTGCGTTTCTGAGGATGCTGGTCGCTTCCCTCCACAGATGTCATCTGGGTGATCTTGAGTGTGGAGGTTGGAGGACTCCTAGGCGTCACGCAGCAGCTTTCCTCCTTCCAAGCGGAGTTCAACACGCAGCCTCACCGCAGCCTCCAGGGAGACTACAACCCCTTCGCCTCGCCACAGAAAAGCAAGTGCCCCAGCAGCAACAACAATCACTTGAACAGTGACAGCAGCCATAAAGGCGCAGAGGAGCGTTGGCAGGAGGGCCCACACCCGCTGCAGCAGGACCAGAACGGACTTTCAAACAACTCTGTGGATTTAGTAGCAAATAGTCTACAAAGCAATCTGTCTATAGTCTCTTGTAACCAGGTAAGattgaatgtttttcatttcattagACATCTTTAGTGAAGCCTTTTTGTGTCTGGTCCttagatgatttaaaaaaaaacatcaaacaactCTATGCAAGtaaaaattaatagaatttctctaaaagacaaaaaaatattagattttttttaggtAATCCTCACAGCACAGATTCAGCTATAAATTTCTATGGACAAACCCTAAGGTAGACCATCTGCCATTAATGTAAGGACTAATCTTAATCTCCTTAAAGCAGACCTTGTGAAAAATGAGCAATTCTTCCTCGCCCCCCCAGTGTTTTCTCATCTTCCTGTCTTTTAAAAGCCTGTTTTCCTTTGTTCCGCAGATCCAGGAGCCCTCTCCTTTTGGGCACTCTTAAATCAAGGGACTTCTCACACTAAAGCAGCACTAAATCGTACCTCTGGAACCCgtcacaacaacaataataataataataataaaaaaaacaaccaagtggcTTTCCGACAGAAATAGTTGAGATCAAAAACACTTTCTGCTACATTTTGAGATGCCAGGAGGCAACGCTGGTGACGTGCAGCTGAACGAACATCCCACACCCGCTGTATGCACGTATGAAtgctaagttaaaaaaaaatgagtgcAAAGAgtgacattttattattattttttctttttatttgttcttagCTGGCAGTGTGTGCATGGAACCGTGGTAGCAGGGGCGTGAGTTTAAGAGCTGTGTGTAGATGTGCGTGCATTGTGACACCTGGAAGAAGAGACTTTGGATTTGaagccatttattttttttgccaacaGATTCTTCAATATCTGCTCCAAATCTTAGTTcagtgatatatatatatattttttggtttgtcttttttaaatcaagtgtCTCACTGGAAACCTTAAAGGGGGTGTTCTTtgaaacacccccccccccctttttttttcactttccaGGATTTCAAggatcgttttttgtttgtgtttttccatggAATATTCATGTCTTTTCACACTACTTTTACTTattaaaacagaaacttttctttctttttcacttgATTTTCGATACTGacaagatgaaaaacaaaaaaaaagtttgaatcatTTGCATGAATTGGTTTATCATAGCAGTAAAACTGAATATTGTTGAAGTGTCACGCGGTCGCAGCGTACGTTTAAACTTTCTGTGTTATTAACTGGCAGCTGGCTAAGATAGCCGTCAGTCACACTGTTTGTGTAGAGATGGCAGTCATTTTGATGGAGATAATCACACGTCTGGAAGTCTGGGGGCTCTCACCATCCACCTCTTGAAGCAAATCCAAGATGAATACATATTTGCATACATTTGTCTGTTATCAAGATAACACTGAAGTCAAGAGATGTACATATCTGTAAAGAGATTActtcataaaaacagaaatgtgtctTTCTGCACTgaatttttcttccttttttttttttttcatttcaacatttgATGAATGTATCTGAGAATTCTCATTGATGATCTCATCAGCCACCCAAAGAatctaaattaaaacattttaactgaCCTGGTACCTGGAAGTGGAAATGAGTGATCTGCCTTCTGTTCCTTCTGACGCTTTGCAAACCACTTTTAAAGATTCAGTAACGCTGCAGCCTGAAATGATCAGGATTTTGTTCTTTACAAAAACATCCACTAATGGTTCTTATTAAAGTGGTCCGATCCGAGCAGGAAATGTACGCAACTTTCATAAATAGAGCTGTCTCGGAGCATTTGCAGCTAagcatcctttttttgttgttttttaaataaataaagctgtaaattCTCAGGGTGCTAAGCCATGACAGGATGATGACAGCTAATTGCACGAGTCCACAGGCTCTATATCTGTGCATGTTACCCTCTGTCATCCCAGGTACCTACAGTCTGTCCgtcaagtgttttttgttttaatacccCTGAGTTTCCAGCGGCGATGTGGAATGAATCGGTTGGCATGGACtcctacagcagcagcaggagcagcacaTGTATGCGAGTGAGGAAGTGTGAACATTGAATGCCACTCTCTGtatttttaatgaatgtttGTATGATTAAATTATCACTGAAAGTGGAAAAATGTGAACGGTGTTATGGTGTGCAGCTTATTTACATCTTTTTAGGACTCAGGAAAGGTTTTACAGTGCGTTGCTATCGTTAGTAAAGCAGGGATTGAAACAGATCAAACATACTGGAATTATTACAGTATAGACAGCTGGTTTTTCTAATCAGTTTCTTATAGTGAGAGTGGATTTAAGGGCTTTTTAAGGCTGGGTGATAATTAAATCGATTCATTCTAAAATTCGGAAACAGCAAACGGCCCacacaaaacaagttttttctcCTGAAAATGAGTTTTTCTGGTTAGAACGAGAACACAGAAAACTGGGACAACTTTCTCAAATGACGAAGACTGATTTGGATGTTTATGTCTGACATTTGCACAATCTCCGTTAGACCCTGATTAAAGTTATCGATTAAAAATGGATAAGTTCTTCTGGTGTTCAACTTGTTTGTTGCAGATTGTAGAAAAGTGAAAACGTATATTTTTCATGATCTCGTTATTACGGCATAACTACATGTTCTATCTTGCAATAGCGACATCTACGATCTCGTTATCACTATAGAACAACTTGTTATCTCATGATTACTCGATAGTAGATGTATTTATCAcaagaaaatgggaaaaaggaaaaaaacaaaaaaaaagctaggtAGATCCCCGTGCTAGTTGGGTGAGCCCGCCTGTCTCTCGCATcgtgcagaaataaaaatggccAGCAGTgactatatgagaactggactgagtgtgatgtcacccatagaaaatgacttacttccggttccaaccaaataaagtcaattcagttgcctttTTTTGGGCGGGGGTACAgatgttgccatgttggagccagacgacgtcagtaagcagttaTTGGTCCGAATCGGTCTGACTCAACattgctatggcaaccactaTCACCAATCTggaatgagcttgttggaaggccacacccctaccacttgaaac is from Oryzias latipes chromosome 7, ASM223467v1 and encodes:
- the LOC101160810 gene encoding uncharacterized protein C6orf106 homolog; the protein is MESMDLDLDLDQELMQKFSCMGTTDKDILISEFQRLLGFQLNPAGCAFFLDMTNWNLQAAIGAYYDFESPNISAPGMSFVKDVTIGEGESVPPDTAFTKTWRIQNTGAESWPPGVCLKYVGGDQFGHVNMVMVRSLDPQEMTDVSVQMHSPVSPGMYQGQWRMCTATGLYYGDVIWVILSVEVGGLLGVTQQLSSFQAEFNTQPHRSLQGDYNPFASPQKSKCPSSNNNHLNSDSSHKGAEERWQEGPHPLQQDQNGLSNNSVDLVANSLQSNLSIVSCNQIQEPSPFGHS